AAATCTATCCACACCTAAATCTTGCTGGCCAGGTATTTTGTACGCAGGAAATAGCCACGGCCTGTAAGAGCAGATGGCTGCAGTTTCCTTCCATGCTGAGCCAGAGGAGGGGACCACTCCTGGGCTCCTGCTCTGTCCCGGCAGGACTTCCACCCGGCGTGGTGACTTCATGCCACGAGGCCGTGGGGGCTGCACTGCTCCCGGCTGGACCCTCATCATGGGGTTCTCCACCCTGACCCCCCCAGGCACTGCCGGCTGCTCCTCTGCCCATCGCACAAAGCCATGGGAGACAAGAGGAGAACCAGGGCAGGGAGTCCTGGTCCTGGGCACTGCCCCAAAAGCTGGGGCCAGGCAGCACGTGAGGgacggggcaggcaggggcgAGGAGGACAATAGACATGCTATTTCCAGATAGATATGTCCAGGTAGACATAGCCCCCTCCATACTCTCTGCTGCCATTCCCTAGGCGGGGATGAGGATGGGTGGGAGTGTTGGCCATTTGGGGAGGGAGTGACAATCCTGTGATGTCCCACCTTCTGCCCTGGAAGTTTCAATCACTTCTGGTTGCaccagctgatttttttatccCTGATCAACAAAGTACGTCATGATCCAAATTCCTCAAGAGGGGGTTGTGAGGCACTTCCAGGCAATAATAAAACCAGTTATAGGGAGGTGTTACAGGAATTTTAAACCAGGGAAATTTAAAGAGCTGGTGCCTTGGCAGGGATGCATTAGGAGGATGTCATAGCAAGGGAACATCTGCAAGCGGAGACTCCCAAGGCAAGAGCCTTCTCACTCGCTCTCTTTAACCCTTCAGAAATGAGGCGGTTTTACCAGGTTATCATCTGGATTTTAGCTTCCTAATGGCAcgcagggaggcagaggcaggccCAGCCCACGAAGGCACAGTGGGCAGGTTTGCCTGCTGCATGCTCACCTGGGttggccctgccctgcctgtgccctgcctgtgccctgcccagccatccTGACATGTAGAGACCCCAGTCCTACTGCTCCCGCGCAGCTCGTAGCACCGTGTAGTGCAGAAGTGCTGAGTAGCAAGCCAAGAGGAGGACACGGTCCTTTCCCATCCCACAGttccctttccccagctttccccttcccctcagACTGGGAAGCCAGCATGCAGTGGTGATGTGCCCAGGTACCAAAATGACCAACACCCGCGGACAGCTTGTTACGTGGCAGTGGTGGGGGTCTCTCCCCCAGGGTCTGCCCCACCGCTGACTGTACCCTGTGCTGTGACCCCTCTGAGGACCACGACCCTCGCTGCACTTCCCTCGCTCAGCCAGTAACGCAACGCTCAAGAAAAAGGCAAACGGCAGCAAATGGGGAGCAATACATCGTGCAAAGACCGTCAGTGTGTCTCAAATCCACGCTGGGATCCACGCGCCCCGTGTCTCCAGCCAGCCGGAGCACACTTCCAGAATGTGCGTATGACTGCCCTTGCCCTGCactgagctgctccagcctcGAGCATCCTTCAGCATCTGGCTAAAGGCACGAGCTCGCCTCGTTTCGGTTAGACCACAAACatcctgcttttgtttgtagCTATCGAAGGCTGCCAGCGCTGTTTTGGTACCAACCGATAAGCGTACGAGAGCCCATCAGGCACACAGAGAGCTGCCTAGATGCTCTCTGCCACCAAGGAGGAATGTTTCACCAGGAACTAGCTCAGCTGAGTCAACACTGGCAAACCTGACATCTCTTCCAGCTGTGCCACCAGCTCCCACACGGCACAGTCCAGGACAGCAAAGCATCTCCCTCCTGCACCTCACCCTTCCGCTAGCAGGAAAAGCCTTGAAATTGTTTCTTTGTAGAACCAACACGTACCAACGCCAGGCACAGCATCCAACACGCTATTgaaacctcctcctcctcctcctccgtgAGCCTGGGGACCCACAGCCCCACACATGGagcttcccccagcccagcactgccgagcccttgcattttctttgctagTCTTTCAGCCATGGCAGTTTGCAGAAATCGCTCACATCCTCACCACCTTGTCCATCACAATGCGCAGCCACATCCAAGGTAGAAGACAGTAGTTTGCATCTAAACGCGGTGTTTAGTCTGGTGCATCCACCAGCATCACCCAACCGGGGCAAGGGCTCCAAGCGTCCCCCACCACTGCGAGCTCTGGGGACGGTGCAGAGGCGAGTGCTGCCAGACGTACCCTCTGTTTGAGCTCTTGGTAAACACAGCTCATAGGACATCCTCTGACTTTTTAAACAAGCGCCTCCGAGGGGCCCAACTGCAGCTTGCCCGCACATGGACGGACGGGGACGGGAGGACGGCGCTGCCCGTGTTCGTGCGGTGCgagcagcagcaatgaaaacatCTGTCTGAGGTTGTGTGACCTCGTAAGCGATGGTTCACTGAGCAGGGGGTTACTGCTGACCAGAGCAGACGGTACAAGAAAGATCAATTGTCTGCAATGCTTTTTCATGCAAAGCAGTCCCTACGGTtagagggaagagcagaggtTGCAGCcgggctgcagctgctccaggttTTCCCTCTCTGGGCAGCCCGCACCTCTCCGGCCCCAGGCCTGATCAAGATCCATGATGGAAAGTTATCTAAACTCCATGGTGGCAAAAATAAGTAGGGCCCTAAGGCTGACTGGAAAAGCAATCTCCCGTCTGAGTAAGTCACCCGGACTCCCCCGAGCCCGCCCCGGCAGGCCCCTTTGCGGTGTAAGTCACGCCAGCGATTGCACAGGaacatttatttagattttcaaCAAAGGcatattttgaacattttaggaagaggaggcagattggaggccaaaaaaaaaatcagtataaaCTTTTCTAAATCTTGTCCCTTACTGCCTGGCACCCAGGTTGGCACCGTGATTAAATGCCCGCGTTAAGCTCATCCCGTGATTTCATTCCTGCCCTCGCTGAGCAGCCGTCTGTGTTTCTTTGTGCATTCGCATTCTGTGGCCAAATTCTGTTGTTTGTATTGGAACATCATTAAACGTGAACAAACCCAGGTGATTTTACACTCCTCTCTCCCAATGCAGAATTACGCTCTCCTGTAAAACCCATTGTTTTTGGCTGCCCTCTCTGCAGTAGGctgctttttccaaaacaaaacatttcccaGAGGCAACACAACCTACCTGACAAGTGTTTTTTCAACTCCTATTTATAGTACTTCTTGAAGATGAAAATCAGACAGAGATGACTTCGACTTGGTACGTGTACCTTCTTGATCTGAAGGGTGTATCACATAAACCAGACCAGGCTGCAGCCAAGGCAACGCACAGAACCGACCGACCAGAGCCGCTACCTGCAGGAAGAGCCAAATCCACCTGGGCCATCCCTGCATGTTTGTCCTGCGCTTGAGAAGTAGCAGATAGAAAATGGGACAAAAACAAGGACAGACGGCAAAGACAGAGCACATAACATCTCAGTAGGAGGAAGTCTTGTTTGTCAGAGCTTAACCATGTGTTAACTTACAGTTTATTTTAGATATACAGCTAGTGTAAACATCTCACAACATTTAAAGGTGATAAATACCAACTTTATTTTCCAAGgccagctgttttctttctgagctCTTCTGTCCTCTTGAAActaacagatttaagaaagtttgcttttattcatGGCTTTTTAGATGCTGGCAGAATTGCATCCGAAAAATGTTAAAGCGTGAACGATGCCAGCACGGCTCTGCCAGTATGAGACAAGGTGACCCCGGTCGCTTGGCACCAGGACTCCAGACTCCCTTGGCCTTTCACAAGCCGTGTTTGTATCTCAGACCAATTTCATCAGATGCactaaaaaaagcagcagaattgcTGGTGAGACGAGGTGGGGGAAGAAACAACCGGGAGACATCAAGGGACATAAACTGACAGGCTGGTACCTGCCCAGGTTCacagccctgtgctgcctctGGATGCTCCTTCCTGCAGTTTGCTGCCTGGGCCCCTGCAGatctgcctgcaggcaggggctgcctgcgctgcctgtCCAGCAAACAGAAGCCCCTTCAGGAGGTGCACAGGGAGCTGTGGCTCAATGGCCAGGGAGAGCGGCTGCGCAAATCAACTCTTTCCTAACTTCAGCTGGTGTCCAGCAGCACGCAGAACACTTGCCCAAGGCAAGGTAAGGTCTAGTGACAAAATGTTCGAGCGTACAGCCCCTTCAGCCATCGGAGTTGACTAATTTCTACCACCCGCCGCACCAGAGCCCTGCACAGTACCAAAACCCGCTATCACAATCTATCAGCTTTCTGCCAAGAACCACGTTCTGTGCTAGGGAAGCTGCTGTGCCAGAAAAGATAGATGAAATATCtttgacaaaattaaaaagcatcCTTTAttcaaacccaaaccatttaGTAGGAATGCATCAATTTAAATGAAGTTCTGATGGTGACAGAGTACAATGGctttgggggaaggagaggcacCTGGATCAAACTGAAAACCCGATGCTCTCGATGCCAAGTTGAACgtttcaaaacagttttattttatgcagGTGTTTgtacaatttcattttcactttagTCCccatatgtatatataaatacaccTCGATTCTTAATCTGCAGGTCAGGACCACATCTAAAATTAGAGAAATTAAGCAGAATTTAACACTTCAACCAGAACATTTACAGATACAGTGTTGGTACGAGTtgtactttttatttgtattgaaTGGATAGGGGACATACActtacaaattaaaaactaaCCTATCCTAAATTAGTTTTACTTTGTTATATTGTTCAATGCACATTAAgaatgctgggttttttagggCACGCAATTACCAGTTGGTCAGTTTGGAAGGATTTAGCTTCAAGAATGGACAAAAGCATCAGCAGCAGCGCCCAGCACTGCCAGCGACGCTTCTCAGCAGCCGCCGCTGCCagcctccccttccttctcacaTTTGGGCTGTCTGTGCTGAGAACAAGCAGCAGCATTATAGCACATCTTCTCTCTACCCCTCTCTCCCTTGCGCTTATTATATTCTTCCAGATCAATGATTAATTGGATTcagaccttttttcttttcttttttttgctgttggcCCTGTAAACCATCTATCACATACCTGAGCACTGGAGATTAATAACCAGGAGTCGCCTTGCTGCTGGCCATCcgacacagagcagcaggagagattTTCATCCTATCACAGTTTTGCTGCCGTaggggcaaaaagaaaagcactttataaaaataaaacttcaaagCAACCCAAGCAGTCAGCTCTCCTCTGACCCCCTCTCCAAGCCAGCTTTTATTATGATGCTAATATGCACCCTGTCTGCACAACAGACTTCACTGAATCTCATCCTGAATATAAATTACAgctactttgattttttttcttaaatgtgctGATATCCATGCTCAATGATTTAATATCATATaactttcattgtttttttctgcaattctgagatgaaaagaaataatctcttaccacattttaaaatctggatttCTGCCAGTTTCCTAAAACAGCTACAATTTGTGCcaattcagtaattttttcttacaaattatttttctgcttatactactgtttaaaacacagttcaaatagataaaattacaaattcttttttttttctatcctaAGATCCATTCTTATTAAGAACCTAGGGACATTCGCATTTCTTCCTGGTGTTCCAAAGTGCCTTACATAAAACTTGCCATTAAATTTAATCATTAAACACAGCATTACATTGGGTCATATATTTAGGTAATGATAGTCTACTTtcctcaaaattaaaaaataacaagcaaaGTAATGCATGAGAAAGCAAACATGTTGCAATATCAAATTAAGTATgtagaaaacaattaaataataaCCAAGTATAAAGTGCACACATTCAACGTGCTCATTTGTGCTAGGTACATTGAGCAATTCAGCCACCCCATAATCTGGCCAGGAAAGCCTTTACCTCGCTCTGCCTCAGAGGTTTTCGTGCTTGCTTTCGCTATAAATTGCTAATGGCTTCAAATGCTAGCCAGGTTATCTCGCAGCTACGGAGCACCAGACTTGCTGGAGGCAGGGTGAACTTTAATGTAATAGAAACCCTGAAAATTACTTCCCCATATTATGGTCTGATTTATGAAGGAAGTAGagcacaaacaaaataaacaaacacaccTTAATGAAAACGTAATCACTGACAAATGGTAACGACAaaggtgctgcaggagggaagCGTAACatgcagctgctgccttcagcagcaaTGATGTTCATAAAGAGACAAACGGGCTCAGCCAGCGCTGGATGGCTTTTATTCTGTGTCCAGGAGTGGGAGTCGCCCTGTACTTTTGGAGAAGATGAGAACTTTAACATCAGTGTCACCAGGCAACTGGAACAGTTGTGGTGACGCTTTTGAGGACGCCTTtgttatttgttatttcttacaaaggacagagggaaaaattgCAAGTCTCCACAAAGGTTTCACCCCCATCCCAcgagatttttttctgttagcgAACTCCACTGATGCACGGTGCAAAAAACACACTCCCGAAGAGCTGCCATCAGAGGAAAACCCAGGACAGTGGCAATGGTTTTGATCCTGCTGAACACACTGTGCAGAAACTGGACACTGAGCTTCAGAGAAGGGAATCAGCTGTGAAAAAATGGGCCTGCTACTGAACACCTGCACTGGGGACCCGGTCTCTTGGCTCAAGGCTGCCGTCCCACAAAGCCATCCAGTCATCTGTCAGGTCCAGGGGTTAATAATATTCAAAATACATCTGACGACCCAGCTGAGGCAGATAATATGAAGGCAGACAGAAATGGACTTTAGCactgatttattaattttagaGAGATGAAGTTCTGAGGTTATTCAAGTCTGAATTCTGCATTTTGCCCACAAAATTCTCCTTGATGCCATTCAGCACACATGCTGGAGCTCTTTATAACAAACAGTCTCTCTCTTAAGAGGCAGAGATCATTTTCTGATGAACTGACTACTATGAACTCTAAGGGTGGGTATTTTAAAACCCAAGAACATATTAAGAGCTGTAACTGAAAGAAGATTTTCTCATTTAAGTCTCAGGCGAGGTTCAAGGAAGAAGAACTCTCCCCAGCTGAAAAGTCATTTTCAGGGTGAAGTTAGGGGCTGTTGTTATTTGTAAGtgagaaaggaacaaaaatttgATGCTGAGTGTTAGAACAAGAAGGTACTTCCAAGACGGGGACTGCAAACTGGGGAACGGAAGATGCGACCTTGCACAGTTAACTGGCAGCAGTTCAGCTCCAGGTTAATAAAAGTCTCCAATGCTTAAAAACTTCTACATTTGCAGTCTCAATTCTTGTCTTAGTGAGTAGGTGGCCGCATCTCAGCCCAACTGGTATTCACATTACACTGTTTCAGGAAACCTGTAAGGAGACTGACCATACACAGCTGATCTGagaacaaaatgttaaaaaaaaaaaaacctaagtgATTTAGAGAACAGAGATGACAATATACAATTTTCTAAACTTAGTGAATTGTGTTAGAATTTCATGTTtagtaaaatacatttgaattGCATAAAAGCAAGACTGTTTTAGTGTGTACTTTAttgaattaatttaagaaaatgttaggAATTccttatgttatttttaacaaatttttaATGAGCAAAAGTCAAAGTGCATGAAGGGGAAGAATACATACCCACATTATGGAATAAAGACAACAATCCCTAGCACAAGAACATCCCACAGTACAAATACAACCTACGGGCCCTTGGTATAAGTGGTTCAGTCTATTTCCAGATCACTGTCTTCACTGTAACATGCAGACGGATTATGTATAGAAGTCAGGAGCACTAGGTCTTTTTCTGGCAGCAAACCACATTCCTGCAGAAAAGCCTCCAGGTctacagcaaaaaaatcttCTCCAAGCTGGTCAGTGATTCGCACAAAATTGCCGATGAGCTCACCTGCCTTATAGATCAGCAAAGCTGGCAAAGCATTATTAGTAAAGCGAGTGCTAGCACCGATGAGCGAACTCTTTACTCTGCAAAATTTAACTGTTGGATACTCAGCAGCCAGGCAGATCATACAGCCGTTCAGGGATTCTGTGCCAGGGATATCATCTTCATAAATATGGATCATGATCAGTGTGCTCTTATGCTCTTTATCAACCGTGTCCAAAAACGCTTCTCCACTGGTAATCTCAAAAACCTGTTTAAATTGCTGCCCACTGTACAACTGCTGTCTCATCTCCTCCATTCGCTGCTTCCTGTATCGCTGTAAAAATTCCTCATCATCTTCATCATTGTGAATCATGTTATATTCTTGTAACGTCATCTAAAAAACACATACAAagatacatgaaaaaaagatctgCATCACTATATGGGTCGCTTATATAACGAGAATTTAAATCAAGAGGATTAATATGGGTCACTCATCTTTAATAACAGCAAAGTGCAACCCATGAAGGCTCAAGCACCCTCTGTATTATATTCCATTTTGATCTAATTAGAAACCATGTCCAGTGGGAACAGCCATTTCAGCCTTGGGTATTCTAGTTTCCACAAGCTGCACTAATAACACAAGTGGCTGCTCCATGCTCCCACTTTAATTCAGGTTAATGGTGGCTATGGGCTTTCACTAAGCTATGAGCACCGATTTGGATACCGTGCCTGACCCAATTCTAGCTtctttttcattagctttttcatttagtttttcagtaaacattttttGGCAACCAAATGAACTATCTTGTCTGTAGAACTGAAGTTAACAGGATTTTATGCATTTTGTATCTGTTCACCtgctttgttaaaaatatttgcatcacTCAAGGTATAGGACAGCGTGGCCAACTTTGATGTGAAAGCAAGAAACACTGTCTGCTACTTAGTAACTTCTCTGACTAGAGCCACAAGAGCTAGTTATACAGCTCAGTTGATTAAAACCATTCACTACTTCCAACGCCTTTTATCTTTGGAGCTCAAGTCAAAGCTAAATTCTCAACATCCACTTACTAAATATGAAATCAATAAGGACTCCTAAACTCTTGTTTTAGGCATGGGAGGCAGTATTCATAGCTTTGCTGTACAACTCTTCGTATTAATCCCCTGAAGTTGACTTATTTGATAAACAGATAAGGGAAATCTGGGAAAAGGATCTGGACTTCTTCAGTATAGCAGCTACATTGCTTCTTTCTTAACACAAGCAAACGCAATGCTCCTGGAACACcactaaaatgcaaaataattaaacttGACAACACATGGCAAATAGAGTTATAATGCACCTCTTACACCACTGCTGTGCTCCTATTTACTAGGGAGAAACAATACATACCTACTGATAGAACAAGGATTCCTATCTGCTTCACGTACACaaataatgaaactgaaaatgttaaacattTAAGTGGCATTTTAATTCCTTTGTGCCATGCTACCTTTCCAttgattttttcctgaagctctttctgcttctgcttatCAGTCTCTTCATCTAAGTGAGATCTACATGTCATAGATAACTTTTTTATGAGTCGTTCCATTTCTCTGCGCTGCTCCTGCCGCTGTTCAGTTTCCAGTTGTTTAAATCTTCGCCAGTCATTAATGACTCCTTTGGGAcctgaaattaaatatgtaGGCATTTCATATAAAAGGGTAATAAAATTACACCtatcatttaaaattcaagtaATAATTTATAAGTCAGCAGTAAAATAGTGGCCCTGTCATAAACTTTTTGTATACTGTGCAAAATGTTGAAAGGAAACGAAAGAAGTAATTTGCCATTTACGTGTCCTTGAGCttgtatctatttttttttcgTAAGAAGACTAAAGTTTATCTAACTAGGCTACTCTCATAATTGTTCCAGAGATTATTCCAAAGATTAATATCTGTGCTCTTGAAATAGAACCACCAGCCCTCAAGAATTCCCCTACTGTTAGCATGGCTTTtcataagaacaaaaataatgacGGGAAAGTATAATTCAGTTCGCCAATGCTCTCGTACGGAAGTACATTCTGTGATGTACAACAGCGTTAATTCTTATAGACTGCACCTTGCTGTTACCTTGCTGCTGGGGCCCAGCGGAGTCACTTTTTCAGGTCCTCTCTAAGTATGTCAGTTTAGTACTATAATTCTTCCATTCTTCCTTCAGGTGAAGGACATGAACACATGCGGGAAGAAGATTTTTCATTGTTCTTAGAGAAACCGTAAAACACAGAGGGCCAGTCTTTCATATGAACGTAAGAAATACCCTCTGGATCACACCAACGATCCACACAGACTCGCATTGTCTCTCTGACAGTGGCAGTAGAGAACGCTGTTTTGGGAAAACCTGGCCACTTTCTGTCTATTCCTCATGTACTCGTTCAGCACCTACCTGTTAGTGGTTAACAACTGTGCCGctcacaggaaagaaatgtatgCGTTATCAACCAAATTGTACAAATCAGCTTTGTATGCAAAGCCTAACTGCTTTAGATATAATGCTGAAGTCTCTCAGAGGATAAgtcaaacattaaaataaagaaccggctattaaaaataaggttAGACTATAGCCAGAAAACGATCAATCTCTGACTCAAATATGCATAAAACCAGggctttcatttagaaaaatgaattttagaaaACACATGAATCTTCCAATAAACAAAGCACTTACGAAGCAATTAGTTTGATATGACGATACCTGTGTTGACTGCACTGCCATCGCTGCAAAGCTCTACTTCCCCAACGCTTTCAGGAATGGTGCTCTCCCcttctttatcttctttctcaCTGTCTTCATCCTCACCCTCACTACTGCTGTAATAATACTGGAGCTTCTCACCAAGCAGTTTATCATCCAAAGTAGTCATTatgttctaaaaaataaattaacaaaatagAGACTGTATCTCTCATTCAAATATGCAGCGCAAGATACCACTTTAAATGCATAATGATAGTCCTTTACTTCCTCAGGCCAGTTTTTTAGCCACATAAGAACAGTTCACAGCCCACTATCAAACAGCCTGCAGTGCAGTCAGTCACGTGAGTTAATTCTTAGTCACAATTTCAAACTCACTTAAGTTAAAAACCTTTACGAACAGAACTGCTTTGAGGCTCACTAGTGCAGAAACACTTTATGTGTGTTCTCATTCACAGAGAATGAATTTTCTAACCGTGATTCAGGAGCCTTATCAGCCCCACTCACACAGCTCCATGAGGTTGATTTCCCAGTTATTGAAATTTAAATTTCCAGTATTATATGCATTATTTTAACAATGATTTATTTGAGCTGAAAAATGATCAACATAAttaatcaaattaaaatgttctgaCCTTTATTCCTTTCCAGTCTTTCAGAGACAAGCTTCTATGaaaacctggaagaaaaaatttcaGATTATATTAATTCAAATTGTTGAAGACAATCTCAAAAAAACTTTTGCAGAAATCCAGCACATTTAAATAACATAAcacatgcaaggaaaaaagtttaaagaaaatgtaacaacaTTTGCTGCCTAATAAAAAAGGTTACtctcaaacacagaaaacatactTTGTAAGTATTGAGACAGAACATACAAATGCTTAGTGCAGTCAGTGCTGGTTTCATGAACATCACCTCCAGGCTAAGAAACAACATATCAAGAGAAAGATCTTCATGTCTGTCATCTTTTCACCTATCCACTGACCACATCGGTCACCTTCACAGAAGTCAACAACACCCTTTTTGTATGGACAACACTGAAATTAGATGCTGACACACTGATAAAGTGATTGCAACTCTCCTAAAAATCCTCGCTTTTCCTGAGTTAAAccttttttaaatccaaaataccTGCTGCTAAATAGAAATTAACAACAGCAGAATCCACCCTCTAAAGCTACTGACAGCGTCAGCATTTACAGACTTTGTAAGCCTCTCACATCAGGAGAACAGAAAGATCAGATGTTTCCAAGTGATGGGAAGCTGAAGAACACAGAGCACCTTAAGAGTTTGGGGCCCTCTCTCCACTGACTCCTTCCACCACAATCCTCTAAAAGAGCTGCTGATCGGATCTTGTCCTGATGGAGATGTAAAATGCCGGAGAATTACTCTTCTTTCCTAGGTGAGGGGCAAAGCGTGTAGAAAGGAGTGCCGCTAAGGTCAGATACGTGGCTGTAGACCTGTGATGCACGAACTAAGTCTAAACGTCcacaaaatttcatttaaaaaaaaaaaaaagcgattTCAATCAAATCAGCTGATTTGGGCTCAGACTTAATTCTGCAGGACTCTACAAATCAGCCCTATTAATGTATATTTGACAAAGACACCCCGAGCAGTGTACGGATAAAGTAGGGCTTTTAGTTTTCCTGCCAACCGCTAGCAGGTTCTGCAAGAGTTAAAGCCAGATGAAGCAGATTACCGAGGAGGTGGCCAGATGGCCCAGGATTACTGAAATGACTCCTGAGAGCACTGCAGAGCGACATGGAAGAGGCGCCCCGAATGCAGGCGGGGACACGCAGAGCTGCAGCCGTACCCGGGGCAcgacaccccccccctccccccccgcacCGCGTACCTTTTTACAAATGCGGGTCCTCAGCCGGGGCACTGGACGACGCAAAGGCAGAGAGCAAAACCAGCTTAGTTCCAGCAGAAAAGGGCAAACGCTCCGAACGTCCATTCCCAACCGCCCCCTCAGCTCGGccgagccccccccccgccccgctcaaCCGCCGCCCGACCGCCTCCTTTCCCGGCACCCCtggccgccgcccggccccttCCCCGCCGGGCGCGCCGCAGAAGCCCGGGGCCGCCGCCTTAGGCCGTGCCCGCCGCCCTCAAGCCCATCCAGGGTACGACGGgaccggcccggcccggccctgccctgccccaccggcccccggccccgccgccgcctcaccCGCTGCCCGCCGCCTTCCGGGGCTGCCTCTCGGCGGCGCGGGGCACGGCGGGAAGGAGGCGGCCCGACGGGACAGGGGAGGAGACAgccgccgctccccccggcacccccccccccccccctcccgccccggtTGAAGGCAGAGAGGCA
Above is a window of Gymnogyps californianus isolate 813 chromosome 18, ASM1813914v2, whole genome shotgun sequence DNA encoding:
- the PDCL gene encoding phosducin-like protein, which produces MTTLDDKLLGEKLQYYYSSSEGEDEDSEKEDKEGESTIPESVGEVELCSDGSAVNTGPKGVINDWRRFKQLETEQRQEQRREMERLIKKLSMTCRSHLDEETDKQKQKELQEKINGKMTLQEYNMIHNDEDDEEFLQRYRKQRMEEMRQQLYSGQQFKQVFEITSGEAFLDTVDKEHKSTLIMIHIYEDDIPGTESLNGCMICLAAEYPTVKFCRVKSSLIGASTRFTNNALPALLIYKAGELIGNFVRITDQLGEDFFAVDLEAFLQECGLLPEKDLVLLTSIHNPSACYSEDSDLEID